The Bacteroidales bacterium DNA window AATGTCAGACGATTAAATATGCTTTTAGCAGTGCTTGAAAAAAGAGCAAAATTTAAATTGGCTACTAAAGATGTTTTCTTAAATATTGCCGGAGGATTAAAAGTTGATGATCCCGGAACTGACCTTGCTGTTGTTTGTTCTATCTTGTCTTCAGATATTGATTTGGCTTTGCCGAAAGAAATATGTTTTGCCGGAGAAATCGGATTATCCGGAGAGATAAGGCCGGTTACACGTGTTGAGCAAAGAATATCTGAAGCTGCAAAATTGGGGTTTAAAAAAATCTTTATCTCAAAATTCAACAAAAAAGGCATTAACTTTTCTAAATTTGATATTGAAGTTTCCGGTGCATCAAAAGTTGAAGAGGTGTTTAGGGCTTTGTTTAAATAATGCTTCATTTAAAATTTCAACTTCTTCCTCAGTCCTGGTTTTTACTATTTTTTTCAAAATCCTGCTTTTTTCTGACTTTAAAAATGCTTTACTGTAAGTTTGGAGTATTTTATATTTTGTTCAATCTGTTTCGTTTTTTATTGTAGTGTTGTAAGTAAGCTCTTTTAACGGACTTGTCTAAAAATGAATTATGTACCAGCTCTTCTACTTTTTCTTGCCTGTCTAAAAAAAGTTTTAATATTTTATCTAACCTGTTTTCTTTTATTCCTATTCGTTTTGAAAATTCGAGGAAATCTTCTAATCCTGCATGCCCAAATTTTTTCATTGTTTGCGATTCAAACTTATCTTTAAACAAACCTTTGCTTAAAGCAAAATCGGTATCATCAACATGAATTTTTGTATTTATTAAATCATAAGCCGGACTTAACAAATAATCTCCGGATGCAGATTCCGATAAGGCGAAATTTTTTAAATGAGCATCACCGTTTGAAAAGAGGTAATTGAACAAAATTAATGCAAAAAATTTTTCAATTTCAATCAAATATGCCGGAACATATTTTTTAATCAACTCAGCCAACTCCTCATAACTGTAATCGTATTTATAATTATCTCCCGCAATTTCTTCTGTTTTTCCGGCCAATGATGCAAAATCTTCTTTTGCTCGATTTTTTCTGTCTTCTATAACATCAAAACGTCTCGTTATATATGCCGGCTCTCCGGTTTCAAAAAAGATAAGAGCATTTTCGGCTGTATTTATTCCGTATACCTGACGTGCAATCTGCATAGTCAGATGTTCATTTGCAGGCACTTGGTTAACCTTTTTTAAATCTCTCGGAATTGGTTTTAATATGTAAGTTCCTTGTTCATCCGCTTTTGTGAGACGCAATTTGTTTTTTTCAAGTAATAAAGACGATTTTTCCTGATAACCTGATATTGATATTCTTTTTCGGTTTTCAATAAATTTATCAGAATCTTTTTCACTTTGCGGTGAAGAATAAGGCAAAATATGACTTACTTTTTTCCCGTTAAACATACGTTTCAAGCATAAAGGACTATATGTTTTGAAACCTTCTGCTAATGTTCCGGGACAATATTTTATTTCTGTTGTATTCATCCTTATTTATCAGGTTTAATTGTTATTGCTCCAATAGTGTTGTATTGTGCAGTTGCAAGTAATAAACTGAAATAATCATTTTTGTCTATCTTCAATTGCTGACATTGAAGTTTCTTATTTATACCTTCTGACAGCATATTAAAGAAAAAAGGGAAAAGATATTTACTGTAATACTCTTGCCGGCTTTTAGGCATAGTAAGGCTTATTGCAGGAAAGTCGGGATTATTAAAATATGTATCTTCATATCTGAAAACATATGTGTTTATTTTTTCCTGTGTAAGTATTCCTGCAAGAATACCGTTTCTATATACTTTTGCATTTTTCATTTACTACAATCCGGTTTTCTTTATTTCTAATTTCAGTTCCATACCAATAACTTCTGCTAATTTATTTATTGTTGCAACAGTAGGGTTTCCTTTACCGTTTTCAACACTTTTAAGTGTTCGTAAGCCTACTTCTGCCATATCTGCAAGCTGTTCTTGTGTAATTTTAAGAACTGCCCTGCGTTGCTTAATGGTTTTTGCCAGATCAATAAGTGCCATATATTGCATATTTGCATACAAAAATAATGCAAAAACATCAAAAAAGCAAGACAAAGTGCATTATATTGCATTATTAAACAGGAAAACAAAGGATAACCTGCAAACAAAGAATAAAAGTGCAACTTATTGCACCTGTCAGGATATATTCAGAATTGATTCTTCTTATTTTTTATGATTGAAAAACCGGCACTTAGGAACTGTTACGAAATAAGATGTGCAATTAAGACTGATAATACAAAAAAATCAGATAAAAATTCATCGTTTAACGGAATATAATTATCTGTTAATTTTTGCATATCCAAGATCTTCTATTTCCTGAATACTGTTTATTAAATGTGTTTTTCCGTTTTTAATTACATATATTCTGTCAGAAATATCAATAATATGATCATACATATGATCCGTGATTAAAATCCCTTTATTTAATTTTTCTTTTTGAATTAATTTTTTGACTGCTTCTGTTTGAATCGGCATTAAATGAGAAAACGGCTCATCTAACATACAAAATTGTGATTTTGACTTTAGAATTACATATAATTCAATTATCCTGTTTTGACCTCCCGAAAGTTTTCTTAAAGGAAAATTATAACAACTTGAAAAATCCGGAAATAATTCTGTCAGTTCGTCATATTCTAAATTAAAATCCTTAAATATTCTATTTAATTTCAGGGATTGGGGAACAAAATTAAATTGAGGCATATATTTTATAATATTCGGATACTTATAGGCTTCAAAAAACACTTTCCCGTCAATTCTTACTGACTTATCAAAAGGATTTAATTCCCCGTATATAATATTCATCAAACAAGATTTTCCTGCCCCGTTTCTTCCCAGTAAACCTATGATTTCTCCGGTTTTAATTTTCAGATAAACATCAGACAATACTTTCTTTTCTCCAAACTCAAGTATAATACTGTCCGTTTCCAGTATATGTTTCATAAAATTTTAAATGCAAAAATTAATAAAACAATGAACAATATTGTATCAAACAGTAAAGTTGAAATCCACAACATTTTTTTTGAAACACCTAAATTTTGATAGTAATAAAACTCTTTCTTTTTATAAGCAGAAATGAAATAAAATATTACTCCTTGAGTGATAATTTTCCCCCAAAAAAAAGGAGCAAAAAATTCCATCCCTAAAATATAAATATAGTAAATACAAACGGCAGTAATTAATAAACTTGCATACAAAAAAGTTTTATAAAATGTATACAATAATCGAATGGTTTTCATCTAATAAATATGTATAATTTTTATAGTTAATACATTTGTAATTATCACAAAGGACAAATATATAACATATAAAACGAAACAAATCAGGATGTTATAAGATGCATGAAAGAAGATGTGTATAAGCTGTTAATTATCTGATATTTAAAGCCGAAAAATAAAATGGTTAAACTTTGTTAAATAAGTTTAATAAATGTAAAAAATTAATTGCAAAGGCATTGTTTAAAAAGTTTAATTTATTACCTCCCCTTTTTAAACCATCTAATCGGGCTTCTTTTTGCTCCTGATTGAAACATATCGCTTTTCGGATTAATTGAACGGACATCTTCAACGGAATAAAAAGCTTTTGGATTGAATTTATTGATCAATGCTGTTATTTCATTAAGCAAACTTCGTTCAAAAACAGAATAAATTATATGGACATTACCATCTTTACCCTCTGCTTCAATAGAGGTTATTCTGAATCCGGCTTCTCTGAGATTATTAATGAGTTCGTTAGAATCTTTTTGGGTCATAATTCTTATGATTTGTATCCCAAGAGCCAATTTTTCTTCAATTTTAAGTCCGATGAAGTTACCGGCAGCAAAACCTGCAGCATAAGCAATGTAACAAGTAACATTGTCAAGATTTTGCATAATTTTCGCTATGGCAATCAACCAAATCAAGACTTCAAAAAATCCCAAAATCGGTGCTATTATCTTATCTCCCTTAGATATGAATACTATCCTTAATGTATCCAATGACACATCAATAACTCTTGATAAAAATATTAAAAGAGGCAAAAGGAAATATGTAAACCAAAATGTTTCGAAAAAAGTTGCTGCTATCATCTGAATAATTTTAAAAAAAAATGCAATATTAATATTAAATTTGATATTTGGGATAACTTTTTCACATAAAAAAATTACACTAATATATTAATAAGGTTTTCATAAAAATTTGTATTTTTCGGCTGTTTATAAAACTAATAAAAGCCAACCTTATGAAATTAATTGATATATCTTCTAAAAAGACCTTAATTTTTCAATTCTGTTTATTATTATCTGTATTATTTATTACAAGTTTGTTCAGCCGGTCAAATGCTCAACAGATCAAACTTCAAGCAAATCTTGGGCATTCAGGCACGGTTACGGATATTAAATTCAGCCCTGACGGAAAAACATTTGTTTCGGCAAGTCTTGATCATACACTTATACTTTGGGATGTAAAAACCGGCAGAGAGATTCTCACTTTTAAAGGACACACTTCAGGTATTCAAACTTTTGCATTTTCACCTGACGGTTCAAAAATCGTATCTTCTGATGAAGACAATATGAGAGTCTGGGATGTTAAA harbors:
- a CDS encoding HipA domain-containing protein — protein: MNTTEIKYCPGTLAEGFKTYSPLCLKRMFNGKKVSHILPYSSPQSEKDSDKFIENRKRISISGYQEKSSLLLEKNKLRLTKADEQGTYILKPIPRDLKKVNQVPANEHLTMQIARQVYGINTAENALIFFETGEPAYITRRFDVIEDRKNRAKEDFASLAGKTEEIAGDNYKYDYSYEELAELIKKYVPAYLIEIEKFFALILFNYLFSNGDAHLKNFALSESASGDYLLSPAYDLINTKIHVDDTDFALSKGLFKDKFESQTMKKFGHAGLEDFLEFSKRIGIKENRLDKILKLFLDRQEKVEELVHNSFLDKSVKRAYLQHYNKKRNRLNKI
- a CDS encoding HipA N-terminal domain-containing protein, translated to MKNAKVYRNGILAGILTQEKINTYVFRYEDTYFNNPDFPAISLTMPKSRQEYYSKYLFPFFFNMLSEGINKKLQCQQLKIDKNDYFSLLLATAQYNTIGAITIKPDK
- a CDS encoding helix-turn-helix domain-containing protein — translated: MALIDLAKTIKQRRAVLKITQEQLADMAEVGLRTLKSVENGKGNPTVATINKLAEVIGMELKLEIKKTGL
- a CDS encoding ATP-binding cassette domain-containing protein gives rise to the protein MKHILETDSIILEFGEKKVLSDVYLKIKTGEIIGLLGRNGAGKSCLMNIIYGELNPFDKSVRIDGKVFFEAYKYPNIIKYMPQFNFVPQSLKLNRIFKDFNLEYDELTELFPDFSSCYNFPLRKLSGGQNRIIELYVILKSKSQFCMLDEPFSHLMPIQTEAVKKLIQKEKLNKGILITDHMYDHIIDISDRIYVIKNGKTHLINSIQEIEDLGYAKINR
- a CDS encoding DUF2179 domain-containing protein, whose translation is MIAATFFETFWFTYFLLPLLIFLSRVIDVSLDTLRIVFISKGDKIIAPILGFFEVLIWLIAIAKIMQNLDNVTCYIAYAAGFAAGNFIGLKIEEKLALGIQIIRIMTQKDSNELINNLREAGFRITSIEAEGKDGNVHIIYSVFERSLLNEITALINKFNPKAFYSVEDVRSINPKSDMFQSGAKRSPIRWFKKGR